A genomic window from Anopheles ziemanni chromosome X, idAnoZiCoDA_A2_x.2, whole genome shotgun sequence includes:
- the LOC131290813 gene encoding E3 ubiquitin-protein ligase ZNRF1-like — translation MGIKASTANGGQQSPRARTFSTSSSSDVVSGTPGAPYEISSASPDPDSSSAEETAAASASLALGRVYATSLPTHIWSLNGIKCPVCSKFVMPDDIECHFVMCLTKPRLSYNEDCLVDAKGECVICLEDLCPGDIIARLPCLCIYHKGCIDKWFEVNRSCPEHPGD, via the exons ATGGGAATAAAAGCGAGCACCGCGAATGGAGGACAGCAGAGTCCTAGAGCTCGAACATtctccaccagcagcagtagtGACGTTGTTTCTGGCACACCAG GAGCACCGTATGAAATATCGTCCGCTAGTCCCGATCCCGATAGTAGCTCGGCAGAAGAAACTGCTGCGGCTAGTGCTTCACTTGCTTTGGGAAGAGTTTACGCAACATCGCTACCTACTCATATCTGGTCATTAAATG GTATTAAATGCCCAGTATGTAGCAAATTTGTGATGCCTGACGACATTGAGTGTCATTTTGTAATGTGCCTAACGAAGCCTCGTTTATCGTACAATG AGGACTGCTTAGTTGATGCGAAGGGCGAATGTGTCATTTGTTTAGAGGATCTTTGCCCCGGTGATATAATTGCTAGACTACCTTGTTTATGCATCTACCATAAAGG aTGTATCGACAAATGGTTCGAGGTGAATCGTAGCTGCCCCGAGCATCCTGGTGATTAG